From a single Lacerta agilis isolate rLacAgi1 chromosome 3, rLacAgi1.pri, whole genome shotgun sequence genomic region:
- the OST4 gene encoding dolichyl-diphosphooligosaccharide--protein glycosyltransferase subunit 4 — protein sequence MVTDVQLAIFANMLGVSLFLLVVLYHYVAVNNPKKQE from the coding sequence ATGGTGACGGACGTGCAGCTGGCCATCTTCGCCAACATGCTGGGCGTCTCGCTCTTCCTGCTGGTCGTCCTCTACCACTACGTGGCCGTCAACAACCCCAAGAAGCAGGAGTGA